The proteins below come from a single Cannabis sativa cultivar Pink pepper isolate KNU-18-1 chromosome 3, ASM2916894v1, whole genome shotgun sequence genomic window:
- the LOC133036144 gene encoding uncharacterized protein LOC133036144 — protein sequence MESGQEIQCLNKGTEIEERKDIPFLVFYNGKFDDRMNYENYEASGHYISANCNYEDLQQKLKDALECNQENTVLQLKYQVKEGYQPLRIKDDQSLHFYIQLKLKDPDFTTYPMCVNVINNPTTTIDATFFGNDNSLITHRSAFQPIEYNAATTEDSTNQQHIIEARVLEFGEESFDFMDYAKLVAEEMVEQLENNRKKEP from the exons atg gaatcaggacaggaaatacaatgcttgaacaaaggaacagagatagaa gaaaggaaagacattccattcctagtcttctacaatggaaaattcgatgatcgaatgaattatgaaaattatgaagccaGTGGACACTACATTTCTGCCAATTGTAACTATGAAGATTTGCAACAGAAACTCAAAGATGCCCTggaatgcaaccaagaaaacactgttttgcaactgaaatatcaagtgaaggaaggataccaaccattgaggataaaggatgatcaaagcctgcatttctacatacaactcaaactgaaagaccccgacttcacaacatacccaatgtgtgtgaatgtcatcaacaacccaacaacaaccatcGATGCAACATTCTTTggaaatgacaattcattaattacacatagaagcgccttccaaccaatcgaatacaatgcagcaacaacagaagactcaacaaatcaacaacatatAATTGAAGCAAGAGTACTGGAATTTGGGgaagaaagttttgacttcatggactatgcaaaacttgtggcAGAGGAAATGGTTGAGCAACTGGAAAACAACAGAAAAAAGGAACCGTAA
- the LOC133036145 gene encoding uncharacterized protein LOC133036145: MSGALQWSLCPRGSQSFGDDRDFKMVTYVKGLYALNDAFADPVSTEIEAKFDSWIGEGLLKHPRHYNCYEDGAKKFTPGFRLGVDYVEDKTWFYHLATCDMFMNDSHMNTIFYYLRKKGKYSSAVTLNFATTDCLFDDSIQALYHKFNKAKSMKTKMSHIHAAHPIAHYIRGMHIPCSKPWYEADHVLFIINLRRESHWVFGRLDVNEGTLFLYNSLRTAKMNAAVGMR, from the exons ATGTCGGGAGCACTCCAATGGAGCTTATGTCCTCGTGGTTCTCAATCATTTGGGGATGATAGGGATTTCAAAATGGTGACTTATGTGAAGGGCCTTTATGCTCTTAATGATGCTTTTGCTGATCCCGTATCTACCGAGATTGAGGCAAAATTTGACTCTTGGATTGGTGAAGGATTGCTTAAACATCCTAG gcattataattgttatgaagacggcgcaaagaaatttaccccgggttttaggctaggtgttgattatgttgaGGATAAAACTTGGTTTTACCATTTGGCCACATGCGACATGTTTATGAACGACTCG catatgaacaccatattctattaccttcggAAAAAAGGTAAGTATTCTTCCGCTGTGACGTTGAATTTCGCAACTACTGATTGTCTTTTTGATGATTCCATCCAAGCATTGTACCACAAATTTAACAAGGCCAAGTCAATGAAGACTAAGATGTCACACATTCACGCTGCCCACCCAATTGCGCATTACATCCGAGGTATGCACATTCCCTGTTCCAAGCCTTGGTATGAAGCCGATCACGTGCTTTTCATCATCAATTTAAGAAGGGAAAGTCATTGGGTTTTTGGGCGTCTTGACGTGAACGAAGGGACGTTGTTTCTGTACAATTCTTTGAGAACCGCGAAGATGAATGCCGCGGTAGGAATGCGATGA